One Peromyscus leucopus breed LL Stock chromosome 2, UCI_PerLeu_2.1, whole genome shotgun sequence DNA window includes the following coding sequences:
- the Bach2 gene encoding LOW QUALITY PROTEIN: transcription regulator protein BACH2 (The sequence of the model RefSeq protein was modified relative to this genomic sequence to represent the inferred CDS: inserted 1 base in 1 codon), whose product MSVDEKPDSPMYVYESTVHCANILLGLNDQRKKDILCDVTLIVERKEFRAHRAVLAACSEYFWQALVGQTKDDLVVSLPEEVTARGFGPLLQFAYTAKLLLSRENIREVIRCAEFLRMHNLEDSCFSFLQTQLLKSEDGLFVCRKDSACQRPQEDHGNSAGEEEEEETMDSETAKMACPTDPVNFEATALPVAEKEEALLPESEVPTDTKENSVPRYKKYQLACTKNVYSAPSHSTSGFASTFSEDSPGNSLKPGLSRGQIKSEPPNEEAEEETVTLCLSGDETDIKDRPGDVEMDRKQPSPTPTPSTPTGATCLDRSRSVSSPSCLRSLFSIAKGVESSGLPSTSQQHFVRSSACPFNKGISQGDLKTDYTPFTGNYGQPHMGQKDVSTNFTMGSPLRGPGPEALCKQEGELDRRSVIFSSSTCDQVSTSVHSYSGVSNLDKDLSEPVPKSLWVGAGQSLPSSQAYSHSGLMADHLPGRIRPNTSCPVPIKVCPRSPPLETRTRTSSSCSSYSYAEDGSGGXPCSLPLCEFSSSPCSQGARFLATEHQEPGLMGDGMYNQVRPQIKCEQSYGTNSSDESGSFSEADSESCPVQDRGQEVKLPFPVDQITDLPRNDFQMMIKMHKLTSEQLEFIHDIRRRSKNRIAAQRCRKRKLDCIQNLECEIRKLVCEKEKLLSERNQLKACMGELLDNFSCLSQEVCRDIQSPEQIQALHRYCPVLIPMDLPGASVNPPPLGVEQSLAPSQCAAGGNVPCCLEPGAAPSGLPWVPSNTPENCTSGRRLEGADPGTFSERGQPLEARSQSVTVDFCQEMTEKCTTDEQPRKDYA is encoded by the exons GTCACGGCCAGGGGCTTCGGGCCACTGCTGCAGTTTGCCTACACTGCCAAGCTGTTACTCAGCAGAGAGAATATCCGGGAGGTCATCCGCTGCGCCGAGTTCCTGCGCATGCACAATCTGGAGgactcctgcttcagcttcctgcaGACGCAGCTCCTGAAGAGCGAGGATGGCCTGTTTGTGTGCCGGAAGGACAGTGCGTGCCAGCGCCCCCAAGAGGACCATGGGAACTctgcaggagaagaggaggaagaagagacgATGGACTCAGAGACAGCAAAGATGGCTTGCCCCACAGACCCCGTCAACTTTGAGGCCACTGCCCTCCCAGTAGCAGAGAAAGAAGAAGCCTTGCTACCTGAGTCTGAGGTAcccacagacaccaaggaaaactCAGTACCTAGATACAAGAAGTACCAGCTTGCATGTACCAAGAATGTCTATAGTGCGCCCTCACACAGTACCTCAGGGTTTGCAAGCACATTCAGTGAAGACAGCCCCGGCAATAGCCTCAAACCGGGGCTCTCCAGGGGACAGATTAAAAGTGAGCCACCCAATGAAGAGGCCGAGGAGGAGACCGTCACACTCTGCCTGTCCGGAGATGAAACTGACATCAAAGACAGACCAGGGGATGTTGAGATGGACCGAAAACAGCCCAGCCCTACCCCTACCCCTAGTACCCCTACTGGAGCCACCTGCCTGGACAGATCCAGGAGTGTGTCCTCGCCTTCCTGTCTACGGTCTCTATTCAGTATAGCAAAAGGTGTGGAGTCGTCTGGCCTGCCCAGTACATCTCAACAGCACTTTGTCAGGAGTTCAGCATGCCCTTTTAACAAGGGGATCTCTCAGGGTGACCTTAAAACTGACTACACCCCTTTCACAGGGAATTACGGACAGCCCCACATGGGCCAGAAGGATGTGTCCACCAACTTCACAATGGGGTCGCCACTCAGGGGGCCTGGGCCGGAGGCTCTCTGTAAACAGGAGGGAGAGCTGGACCGGAGGAGTGTCATCTTCTCCTCAAGCACGTGTGACCAAGTGAGCACTTCAGTGCATTCATATTCTGGGGTGAGCAATTTGGACAAAGACCTCTCCGAGCCGGTGCCAAAAAGTCTCTGGGTAGGAGCTGGCCAATCCCTCCCCAGCTCACAGGCCTACTCCCACAGTGGACTGATGGCTGACCACTTGCCAGGCAGGATACGGCCCAACACCAGCTGCCCGGTGCCAATCAAAGTCTGTCCTCGCTCACCTCCGCTGGAGACCAGAACCAGGAcctccagctcctgctcctcCTATTCCTACGCAGAGGATGGGAGCGGAG TCCCCTGCAGCCTCCCTCTCTGTGAGTTCTCCTCCTCACCCTGCTCCCAGGGAGCCAGATTCCTTGCCACAGAACATCAGGAGCCAGGCCTGATGGGAGATGGAATGTACAACCAAGTCCGACCCCAAATTAAATGTGAGCAGTCTTATGGAACCAATTCCAGTGACGAGTCTGGATCATTCTCGGAAGCAGACAGTGAGTCGTGTCCTGTGCAGGACAGGGGCCAGGAG GTTAAACTTCCTTTTCCTGTAGATCAGATCACAGATCTTCCCAGGAATGACTTCCAGATGATGATTAAGATGCACAAGCTAACCTCAGAGCAGTTGGAGTTCATTCACGACATCCGGAGGCGCAGTAAGAACCGCATTGCGGCTCAGCGCTGTCGCAAGAGGAAGCTGGACTGCATTCAGAATCTAGAATGTGAAATACGAAAACTG gTGTGTGAAAAAGAGAAACTGTTATCAGAGAGGAATCAACTGAAAGCGTGCATGGGGGAGCTACTGGACaacttctcctgcctctcccaggaGGTCTGTCGAGACATCCAGAGCCCAGAGCAGATCCAGGCCCTGCACCGATACTGCCCTGTCCTTATCcccatggatctccctggagccAGTGTTAACCCCCCTCCTTTGGGGGTTGAGCAGAGCCTTGCACCCTCCCAGTGCGCAGCAGGAGGAAATGTACCCTGCTGCCTGGAGCCAGGGGCAGCCCCCTCTGGGCTCCCCTGGGTGCCCAGCAACACCCCTGAGAATTGTACCTCTGGGAGGAGGTTGGAAGGTGCTGACCCTGGGACCTTCTCAGAAAGAGGACAGCCGCTGGAAGCCAGAAGCCAGTCGGTGACCGTGGACTTCTGTCAGGAAATGACCGAGAAGTGTACGACAGACGAACAGCCCAGGAAAGATTATGCCTAG